In a single window of the Litorilituus sediminis genome:
- the ald gene encoding alanine dehydrogenase: protein MIIGVPKEIKNHEYRVGMVPASVRELINHGHSVLVETNAGIGIGFTDEDYIAAGASILAKASDVFAQADMIVKVKEPQAVERAMLREGQILFTYLHLAPDLPQTQDLVKSKAICIAYETVTDDFGGLPLLAPMSEVAGRMSIQAGAQALEKSNAGRGMLLGGVPGVEPAKVVVIGGGMVGNNAAQMAVGMGADVVVLDRNTNVLRKLDAQFGNRIKAVYSTADALEKHVLEADLVIGGVLIPGAAAPKLVTKEHIKNMKAGSAIVDVAIDQGGCIETSHATTHAEPTYIVDDVVHYCVANMPGAVPRTSTFALNNATLPYIIQLANKGYKQALNDNAHLLNGLNVIDGKVTVREVADNLGFEFVEPATALNA from the coding sequence ATGATTATTGGTGTACCTAAAGAGATTAAAAACCATGAATACCGTGTTGGTATGGTTCCAGCGAGTGTTCGTGAGTTAATTAATCATGGCCACAGTGTATTAGTTGAAACTAATGCTGGTATTGGCATTGGTTTTACTGATGAAGATTACATTGCTGCTGGTGCATCTATCTTAGCTAAAGCAAGCGATGTTTTTGCTCAAGCAGATATGATTGTAAAAGTTAAAGAGCCGCAAGCTGTAGAGCGCGCTATGTTACGTGAAGGTCAAATTTTATTTACTTACCTTCACCTAGCACCAGACTTACCACAAACTCAAGACCTAGTAAAAAGTAAAGCTATTTGTATTGCTTATGAAACAGTAACCGATGACTTTGGTGGCTTACCATTATTAGCACCTATGTCTGAAGTAGCGGGTCGTATGTCAATTCAAGCTGGCGCTCAAGCATTAGAAAAATCAAATGCAGGTCGCGGTATGTTACTTGGTGGCGTACCAGGTGTTGAGCCAGCAAAAGTTGTTGTTATTGGTGGCGGTATGGTTGGTAACAACGCTGCACAAATGGCTGTTGGCATGGGTGCTGATGTGGTTGTTCTTGATCGTAATACTAATGTTTTACGTAAGTTAGATGCACAATTTGGTAATAGAATTAAAGCGGTTTACTCAACAGCTGATGCATTAGAAAAACACGTATTAGAAGCTGACCTTGTTATTGGTGGTGTATTAATTCCAGGTGCTGCTGCGCCTAAATTAGTCACTAAAGAACACATCAAAAACATGAAAGCAGGCTCTGCTATTGTTGATGTTGCCATTGACCAAGGTGGTTGTATTGAAACATCTCATGCAACAACACACGCTGAACCAACTTACATTGTTGATGATGTTGTTCACTACTGTGTTGCTAACATGCCAGGTGCAGTACCTCGTACGTCAACCTTTGCATTAAACAATGCAACATTACCTTACATTATCCAACTAGCTAACAAAGGTTATAAGCAAGCATTAAATGACAATGCCCACTTATTAAATGGCTTAAACGTGATTGACGGTAAAGTAACAGTAAGAGAAGTAGCTGATAACTTAGGTTTTGAGTTCGTTGAACCTGCAACAGCGCTTAATGCTTAA
- a CDS encoding DNA translocase FtsK: MSSDLVKNTDEFPREVNTRQLSGVQRLLEAGLLFFSVFAMFLMLALFSFDPADPGWAQTGYQTPVRNLGGAVGAYLSDLLLNLFGLIAYSLPFVVAIVGWLLFQRYHQLMKLDYLTLGLKLIGFFMLYLGVTSIASMNFDDIFYFSAGGIVGDVLSQTLLPYFSFVGSTLIFLLFTCAGFVLLTGFSWLKFIDAIGHYTIAAFMYLIALPKTIKENFGTSATNEEAPADSADIDAIAQIEDSKSLAKSAQTPEKTLEKASEKASEKALAEQPVTDTYDAHDNEPFVDIEELLTEPFDINVQEHVSGAEIAAAFANIDQPDIADDIDFSNHASHAEPQYKPITQHIEQDNGQVNLVAEPEETFQGMPSIDLLDRPDKAQNPVNQDELDQVSRLVEAKLLDFGVKAQVVSVYPGPVITRFELDLAPGVKVSKITSLSKDLARALSAISVRVVEVIPGKSVIGLELPNKHREIVRLSEVISCPAFEESSSSLTMVLGKDIAGDPVVVDLGKMPHLLVAGTTGSGKSVGVNTMIVSLLYKSTPEDVRMIMIDPKMLELSVYEGIPHLLAEVVTDMKDAANALRWCVGEMERRYKVMSAVGVRNLKGYNKKILEANAKGEPIIDPLWQPSDGLDQTPPMLEKLPSIVVIVDEFADMMMIVGKKVEELIARIAQKARAAGIHLVLATQRPSVDVITGLIKANIPTRMAFQVSSGLNSRTILDQQGAEQLLGMGDMLYLPPGTGVPTRVHGAFIDDHEVHAVVKDWKDRGEPNYIEEILSGENEQDILLPGEQAEGGEEEELDTLYDEAISFVTETRRVSISSVQRKFRIGYNRAARIVEQMEMQGVVSPPGHNGAREVLAPPPVKDF; this comes from the coding sequence TTGTCTTCTGATCTTGTAAAAAATACGGATGAATTTCCAAGAGAAGTAAATACTAGGCAGCTTAGTGGCGTGCAACGCCTACTTGAAGCTGGTCTATTATTCTTTAGTGTTTTTGCCATGTTTTTGATGTTGGCATTATTTAGTTTTGATCCAGCTGATCCCGGCTGGGCACAAACCGGTTATCAAACGCCTGTTCGCAATTTAGGTGGCGCTGTTGGCGCATATTTATCCGATCTGTTATTGAATTTATTTGGCTTAATTGCCTATAGCTTACCTTTTGTTGTCGCTATTGTCGGTTGGTTATTATTTCAACGATATCATCAGTTAATGAAGCTAGACTATTTAACGCTCGGTTTAAAGCTCATTGGCTTTTTTATGCTATACCTTGGTGTCACCTCGATTGCTAGCATGAATTTTGATGATATCTTTTATTTTTCTGCTGGTGGTATTGTTGGTGATGTATTAAGCCAAACCTTATTGCCGTATTTTTCATTTGTTGGCAGCACGCTCATCTTTTTGTTATTCACTTGTGCTGGCTTTGTCTTACTAACAGGCTTTTCTTGGTTAAAGTTTATTGATGCCATTGGTCATTATACCATTGCTGCTTTTATGTATTTAATTGCGCTGCCGAAAACCATAAAGGAAAACTTTGGCACGTCAGCTACAAATGAAGAAGCGCCGGCTGACTCAGCAGATATTGACGCAATAGCTCAAATTGAAGACAGCAAATCTTTAGCAAAATCAGCACAAACGCCTGAGAAAACACTGGAAAAAGCATCGGAAAAAGCATCGGAAAAAGCGCTTGCTGAACAGCCAGTTACTGACACATATGATGCCCATGACAATGAGCCGTTTGTTGATATTGAAGAATTACTGACTGAGCCATTCGATATCAATGTTCAAGAGCATGTCAGTGGAGCAGAAATTGCCGCCGCTTTTGCTAATATAGATCAGCCTGATATAGCCGATGATATTGATTTTTCAAACCATGCTAGTCACGCTGAACCACAATACAAGCCAATTACACAGCATATTGAGCAAGACAATGGTCAAGTGAACTTAGTTGCCGAGCCTGAAGAAACCTTCCAAGGTATGCCGTCAATTGATTTACTTGATAGACCAGATAAAGCACAAAATCCGGTAAATCAAGATGAGTTAGATCAAGTCAGTCGCTTAGTTGAAGCCAAACTGCTTGATTTTGGCGTTAAAGCGCAAGTGGTATCTGTGTATCCAGGCCCTGTTATTACTCGATTTGAATTAGATTTAGCACCAGGTGTTAAGGTTAGTAAAATAACCAGCTTATCAAAAGATTTAGCGCGAGCTTTATCTGCAATTAGTGTACGTGTTGTGGAAGTTATCCCAGGTAAATCCGTGATTGGCCTAGAGCTACCGAATAAACACAGAGAAATAGTGCGCTTAAGTGAAGTCATTTCCTGTCCAGCGTTTGAAGAATCAAGCTCATCACTTACTATGGTGCTTGGTAAAGATATCGCAGGCGACCCTGTAGTGGTAGATTTAGGTAAAATGCCACATTTACTTGTTGCCGGTACAACCGGCTCAGGTAAATCAGTTGGTGTAAACACCATGATTGTCAGCTTGTTGTATAAATCAACGCCTGAAGATGTGCGCATGATCATGATAGATCCAAAAATGTTGGAGCTTAGTGTTTATGAAGGTATTCCACATTTATTAGCGGAAGTCGTTACCGATATGAAAGATGCGGCTAATGCACTGCGTTGGTGTGTTGGTGAAATGGAGCGTCGTTATAAGGTGATGTCGGCTGTTGGTGTGCGAAACCTTAAGGGCTATAACAAAAAAATCCTAGAAGCGAATGCTAAGGGCGAGCCTATTATCGACCCATTATGGCAGCCAAGTGATGGTTTAGATCAAACGCCACCTATGCTGGAAAAATTACCTAGTATTGTGGTGATTGTTGATGAATTTGCTGACATGATGATGATTGTTGGTAAAAAGGTAGAAGAGCTGATTGCGCGAATTGCACAAAAGGCAAGGGCAGCAGGCATCCACTTAGTACTGGCAACCCAAAGACCTTCTGTTGATGTCATTACAGGCTTAATTAAAGCGAATATTCCAACGCGCATGGCGTTTCAGGTTTCATCTGGCTTAAACTCACGCACCATATTAGATCAACAAGGTGCTGAGCAGCTATTGGGTATGGGTGATATGCTTTATTTACCGCCGGGCACAGGTGTACCTACACGTGTTCATGGCGCCTTTATTGATGATCATGAAGTTCATGCCGTAGTGAAAGATTGGAAAGACAGAGGCGAGCCAAATTATATTGAAGAGATATTATCTGGTGAAAATGAGCAAGATATCTTACTACCGGGCGAGCAAGCAGAAGGTGGTGAGGAAGAAGAGCTTGATACCTTGTATGATGAAGCCATTAGTTTTGTCACTGAAACCCGTAGAGTCTCTATTTCAAGTGTGCAACGTAAGTTTAGAATCGGCTATAACCGAGCAGCAAGGATTGTTGAGCAAATGGAAATGCAAGGGGTTGTATCACCGCCAGGTCATAATGGCGCGAGAGAAGTATTAGCTCCACCGCCAGTGAAAGATTTTTAA
- the lrp gene encoding leucine-responsive transcriptional regulator Lrp, with the protein MSNYSNKSLDRIDKNILSELQKNGRLSNVELSKRVGLSPTPCLERVKRLEKEQYITGYKAMLNPLKLDAALLVLVEITLTKTSPDVFDDFAKAVHELDVIQECHLVSGNFDFLLKTRVKDMLAYRELLGDTLLRLPAVSESRTYVVMDEIKSTNMLPINR; encoded by the coding sequence ATGAGCAATTACTCTAATAAATCCCTCGATCGTATTGATAAGAACATTCTTAGTGAGTTGCAAAAAAATGGTCGTTTATCTAATGTTGAGCTATCAAAACGAGTCGGTTTAAGTCCAACACCTTGTTTAGAGCGGGTTAAGCGCTTAGAGAAAGAGCAGTACATTACAGGCTATAAAGCCATGCTAAACCCGTTAAAACTCGATGCCGCCTTATTGGTGTTAGTAGAAATTACCTTAACTAAAACCAGCCCTGATGTTTTTGATGATTTTGCTAAAGCGGTGCATGAACTTGATGTTATTCAAGAATGTCATTTAGTTTCCGGTAACTTTGATTTTCTTTTAAAGACGCGAGTTAAAGATATGCTAGCGTATCGAGAATTACTTGGTGATACTTTATTAAGGTTGCCGGCAGTGAGTGAAAGTAGAACTTATGTGGTCATGGATGAAATAAAATCCACTAATATGCTGCCAATTAACCGTTAG
- the serS gene encoding serine--tRNA ligase: MLDAKLLRTDLDNIATQLAKRGYQLDTATLASLEEQRKAIQVKTQDLQNERNTRSKSIGQAKARGEDIAPLLAQVSQLGDELDAAKAEQEQVLSQINAIVSTIPNLLHESVPTGEDEEDNVEVKRWGTPREFDFEVKDHVDLGLAIEKGLDFESGAKLAGTRFVVMRGKIAKLHRALAQFMLDMHTEQHGYQEMYVPYLVNSDSLFGTGQLPKFGEDLFHTDLSNKKFSLIPTSEVPLTNLVRDEIVDEADLPIKMTAHTPCFRSEAGSGGRDIRGLIRQHQFDKVEMVQLVKPEDSFNALDELTGHAEAILEKLELPYRTMTLCSGDVGFSATKTFDLEVWLPAQNTYREISSCSNMGDFQARRMQARYRNSETNKPELLHTLNGSGLAVGRTLVAILENYQQADGSIEIPTALQPYMNGETKIG, encoded by the coding sequence ATGCTTGATGCAAAACTTCTTAGAACAGATTTAGACAATATTGCCACACAGCTGGCAAAACGTGGTTACCAGCTTGATACAGCAACGCTTGCGTCGTTAGAAGAACAACGTAAAGCGATTCAAGTGAAAACACAAGATTTACAAAATGAACGTAATACCCGTTCAAAGTCTATTGGACAAGCGAAAGCCCGTGGTGAAGATATAGCACCATTACTTGCTCAAGTGAGTCAACTTGGTGATGAGCTTGATGCGGCGAAAGCAGAGCAAGAGCAAGTGCTTTCTCAAATCAACGCGATTGTAAGTACGATTCCAAACTTATTGCACGAGTCTGTACCCACAGGTGAAGATGAAGAAGATAATGTTGAAGTAAAACGTTGGGGTACACCACGTGAGTTTGACTTTGAGGTGAAAGATCACGTTGATTTAGGTTTAGCCATTGAAAAAGGCTTAGACTTTGAAAGTGGTGCCAAACTGGCGGGTACACGTTTTGTGGTAATGCGCGGTAAAATTGCTAAATTACACCGTGCCTTAGCGCAGTTTATGCTTGATATGCATACTGAGCAGCATGGCTATCAAGAAATGTATGTACCTTACTTAGTTAACTCAGACTCGTTATTTGGTACAGGTCAGCTGCCTAAATTTGGTGAAGATTTATTCCACACGGACTTATCAAATAAAAAGTTCTCGCTAATTCCAACGTCTGAAGTGCCGTTAACCAACCTAGTGCGCGATGAAATTGTTGATGAAGCTGACTTACCTATTAAGATGACAGCCCACACACCATGTTTTAGAAGTGAAGCTGGCTCTGGTGGCCGTGATATTCGTGGTTTAATTCGTCAGCACCAGTTTGATAAAGTTGAAATGGTGCAATTGGTTAAGCCGGAAGACTCGTTTAACGCCTTAGATGAATTAACTGGTCATGCAGAAGCGATTTTAGAAAAATTAGAATTACCATACCGTACTATGACGTTGTGTAGTGGCGATGTTGGCTTTAGTGCAACAAAAACTTTTGATTTAGAAGTGTGGTTGCCTGCACAAAATACGTATCGTGAAATTTCATCATGTTCAAATATGGGAGATTTCCAAGCGCGTCGTATGCAAGCTCGCTATCGTAATAGTGAAACCAATAAGCCAGAATTATTACATACCCTTAACGGCTCAGGTTTAGCCGTAGGTCGTACTTTGGTTGCTATATTAGAGAACTATCAGCAAGCAGATGGTAGTATTGAAATTCCTACAGCCTTACAGCCTTACATGAATGGTGAAACAAAAATTGGTTAA
- a CDS encoding M14 family metallopeptidase: MQISDNFDSGNIRVIEASDPSNIQLEIKHDNQSDFYQWFHFKLQTDPAENGERPEHVMHIINAGDAAYVEGWEDYQAVASYDRDHWFRVPTTYDGKTLTFTLAPEYDSVYFAYFSPYSYERHQDLVHSAQMSPDCQLQVLGQTLDGRDMSLLKIGQEGEGKKTIWLTARQHPGETMAEWFIEGFIDRLLDEDDGVARALLNKAVFYIVPNMNPDGSVRGHLRTNAVGANLNREWLEPSMERSPEVFLVREKMFETGIDMFLDIHGDEALPVNFLAGCEGVVAYDERHKALEDKFKEILLAITPEFQDDRGYEKDEPGKANPTVGTNWVGNQFKCLAYTVEMPFKDNDLLPDATVGWSDTRSSLLGRDFLTGVYHMVDELR; the protein is encoded by the coding sequence ATGCAAATCTCTGACAATTTTGATAGCGGTAATATCCGCGTTATTGAGGCGTCTGATCCTTCAAATATCCAATTAGAAATCAAACACGATAATCAGTCTGACTTTTACCAGTGGTTCCATTTTAAATTACAAACTGATCCCGCAGAAAATGGTGAACGTCCTGAGCATGTTATGCATATTATCAATGCTGGTGATGCAGCTTATGTTGAAGGTTGGGAAGATTATCAAGCCGTAGCGTCTTACGATAGAGACCATTGGTTTAGAGTACCAACCACTTATGACGGTAAAACCCTGACTTTTACCTTAGCACCAGAATATGATTCTGTGTATTTTGCCTATTTCTCACCTTATAGTTATGAGCGTCATCAAGATCTAGTACACAGTGCACAAATGAGCCCAGACTGTCAGTTGCAAGTGTTAGGACAAACACTAGACGGTCGTGATATGAGCTTATTAAAAATAGGTCAAGAAGGCGAAGGTAAAAAAACAATTTGGTTAACTGCTCGTCAACACCCAGGTGAAACCATGGCAGAGTGGTTCATTGAAGGTTTTATTGATCGATTACTTGATGAAGATGACGGTGTTGCCAGAGCGTTATTAAATAAAGCTGTGTTCTATATTGTACCGAATATGAATCCAGACGGCAGTGTTCGCGGTCACCTGCGTACTAATGCTGTCGGCGCAAACCTAAACAGAGAATGGTTAGAGCCAAGCATGGAACGTAGCCCGGAAGTTTTCTTAGTGCGTGAAAAAATGTTTGAAACAGGTATCGATATGTTTTTAGACATTCATGGTGATGAAGCCTTGCCAGTAAACTTCTTAGCAGGTTGTGAAGGTGTTGTTGCTTACGATGAACGTCATAAGGCACTTGAAGATAAGTTTAAAGAAATTTTATTAGCTATCACACCTGAGTTTCAAGATGATCGCGGTTATGAGAAAGACGAGCCGGGCAAAGCAAACCCGACAGTTGGCACAAACTGGGTAGGTAATCAGTTTAAGTGTTTAGCTTACACGGTTGAAATGCCGTTTAAGGATAACGACTTATTACCCGATGCTACTGTCGGTTGGTCTGATACACGCAGTAGTTTATTAGGGCGTGATTTCTTAACTGGTGTTTATCATATGGTTGATGAATTACGTTAA
- a CDS encoding replication-associated recombination protein A, whose translation MLPLAAKLRPKDLTEYVGQQHILSSGSPLQQAIVQGHCHSLIFWGPPGTGKTTLAEIIAHHVDAEIERVSAVTSGIKEIRQAIENAKQRVNNSSGKTRTILFVDEVHRFNKAQQDAFLPYIEDGTIIFIGATTENPAFELNKAILSRARVYTLKKLTDTELQQVLTRALDFCENEQQLAIKLDTDARQSLIKRADGDARRLLNLLENSLDSTSDINENTKVITAALIEQVAGSKIALYDKGGDAFYDLISAFHKSVRGSSPDAALYWYARILNAGGDALYVARRLLAIASEDIGNADPRAMQLAVNAWDTFHRVGPSEGERAIAQAAVYMALAPKSNAVYSAFKQALVVAKQTSDLDVPLHLKNATSNLTKELGHGQDYRYAHNEANAFAAGENYFPEALAYADDSHTKFYQPTDRGLEMQLKDKLEYLEKLNRDSYEQRYK comes from the coding sequence ATATTACCACTAGCGGCCAAGTTACGACCTAAAGATTTAACAGAGTATGTTGGTCAACAGCATATTTTATCTTCAGGCTCACCGCTTCAGCAGGCTATTGTTCAAGGTCATTGTCACTCACTTATTTTTTGGGGACCGCCAGGTACAGGTAAAACAACCCTTGCGGAGATTATCGCGCATCATGTTGACGCCGAAATTGAGCGTGTCTCTGCGGTAACCTCAGGTATCAAAGAAATTCGTCAAGCAATAGAAAATGCTAAGCAAAGAGTCAATAACAGCTCGGGTAAAACGCGGACGATTTTATTTGTTGATGAAGTTCATCGCTTTAATAAAGCGCAGCAGGATGCGTTTTTACCTTATATAGAAGATGGCACCATTATTTTTATTGGCGCAACTACAGAAAACCCGGCATTTGAGTTAAACAAAGCTATTTTATCTCGCGCACGTGTTTATACGCTGAAAAAGCTAACCGATACCGAATTACAGCAGGTTTTAACTAGAGCCTTAGATTTTTGTGAAAATGAACAACAGCTAGCGATTAAATTAGACACGGATGCCAGACAAAGTTTAATTAAACGCGCTGATGGCGATGCCAGACGTTTGCTTAACTTGTTAGAAAATAGTCTCGATAGTACGAGCGATATTAATGAAAATACTAAAGTGATAACCGCTGCGCTTATTGAACAGGTCGCTGGCAGTAAAATTGCTCTGTATGACAAAGGTGGCGATGCTTTTTACGATCTTATCAGTGCTTTTCACAAGTCTGTTCGAGGTTCATCACCCGATGCCGCGCTTTATTGGTATGCAAGAATTTTAAATGCTGGTGGTGATGCCTTATATGTGGCACGACGCTTACTCGCTATTGCCAGTGAAGATATAGGTAATGCCGATCCTCGAGCAATGCAACTAGCCGTTAATGCCTGGGATACCTTTCATCGCGTTGGCCCAAGCGAAGGCGAGCGTGCTATAGCGCAAGCGGCAGTTTATATGGCGTTAGCACCAAAAAGTAATGCTGTTTATTCTGCGTTTAAACAAGCATTAGTGGTTGCCAAACAAACCAGTGATTTAGACGTACCGCTGCATTTAAAAAATGCTACCAGTAACTTAACCAAAGAGTTAGGGCACGGTCAGGATTATCGCTATGCGCATAATGAAGCCAATGCCTTTGCTGCAGGTGAAAATTATTTTCCAGAAGCATTAGCTTATGCTGATGATAGCCATACAAAATTTTACCAGCCAACAGATCGAGGTTTAGAAATGCAATTAAAGGATAAGTTAGAGTATTTAGAAAAATTAAATAGGGATAGTTATGAGCAGCGCTATAAGTAA
- a CDS encoding TlpA family protein disulfide reductase has protein sequence MNTNAIVSGLIKRSEFFNPIAEGKAVLRSLLIQAIIFFLAFQLVSYFRETSMLATDTHIVEQYNADFNAVTTLDNNTVSLFAQGKTTVLYFFAPWCQVCHASIRNLQALHEDNKAIKVVAIALDYIDDDEVAKFTSKHQLTFPVALGNEGIKKAFSITGYPSYYVLNKQNVITAKSMGYSSELGLYLRSLIL, from the coding sequence ATGAACACAAATGCTATTGTTTCAGGTCTAATAAAGCGAAGTGAGTTTTTCAATCCAATAGCTGAAGGAAAAGCCGTGTTGCGTAGTTTACTTATTCAAGCCATTATCTTTTTTTTAGCTTTCCAGCTAGTTTCTTATTTTCGAGAAACCAGTATGTTAGCAACAGATACCCATATTGTTGAGCAGTATAATGCTGACTTTAATGCGGTTACCACCTTAGATAATAATACCGTGTCTTTGTTTGCCCAAGGTAAAACAACCGTGTTGTATTTCTTTGCTCCTTGGTGTCAGGTTTGTCACGCCAGTATCCGCAATTTACAAGCGCTACATGAAGATAATAAAGCGATTAAAGTGGTTGCTATCGCATTAGATTATATCGACGATGATGAAGTGGCAAAGTTTACCTCAAAGCATCAGCTTACTTTTCCTGTGGCATTAGGGAATGAAGGAATTAAAAAGGCATTCTCCATTACAGGCTACCCAAGCTATTATGTGTTGAATAAGCAAAATGTGATTACGGCAAAATCCATGGGCTACTCAAGTGAATTAGGCCTGTATTTACGCTCATTAATATTGTAA
- a CDS encoding YkvA family protein, translated as MAFEVTFELKESDLDHFRDIMRKAQSEAAKLSEQDIINNAKTLSLEVKTEVPEFVKQRLVKLETLVAMVEDTEWQIPEQERADVISALAYFSDPEDLVADHIPVFGFLDDAIMIELVAEELQPDIDAFEEFCAYREREQERAGDNTITKDDWLDSKRRELHSRMRNRRSSRRSSRSSFRSIF; from the coding sequence ATGGCATTTGAAGTGACCTTTGAATTAAAAGAATCAGACTTAGACCATTTTAGAGATATCATGAGAAAAGCTCAGTCTGAAGCAGCGAAACTATCTGAGCAAGACATTATTAACAACGCAAAAACTCTAAGTCTTGAAGTAAAAACTGAAGTGCCTGAGTTCGTAAAGCAGCGATTAGTTAAACTTGAAACTCTAGTCGCCATGGTAGAAGACACAGAATGGCAAATTCCAGAACAAGAACGTGCCGATGTTATTAGTGCACTAGCCTACTTTAGCGACCCTGAAGATTTAGTAGCCGATCATATTCCTGTGTTTGGCTTCTTAGATGACGCGATTATGATTGAACTTGTTGCAGAAGAGCTGCAACCTGATATTGATGCTTTTGAAGAGTTCTGTGCCTACAGAGAGCGCGAACAAGAACGTGCTGGCGATAATACTATCACTAAAGATGACTGGTTAGACTCAAAACGCCGTGAATTACATAGCCGTATGCGTAATCGTCGCTCATCACGTAGAAGCTCACGTTCATCATTTAGATCTATCTTTTAA
- the lolA gene encoding outer membrane lipoprotein chaperone LolA, with protein sequence MSKRLINTIGTVSIVSSALFSLNVQADTHSPSTQALTASKSQLMAKLAGIKYFSAQFSQSIYTEEGELIQQGAGKLAISKPNLVNWQTTSPDETFIISDGETLWFYDPFIDQATAYSLAKSIDNTPILLLTNDDISLWQQYQVNEVAIPKEQSTQNDVAFVITPKKEDSQIKSLTVTFNGNAIKSFSFKDATGQLSQIELTQYQQSKVPAEDLFQFTLPEGVRLEDKR encoded by the coding sequence ATGAGTAAAAGATTAATTAATACTATTGGTACAGTATCAATAGTCAGTTCAGCATTATTTTCCCTAAATGTACAAGCTGATACACATAGCCCAAGTACGCAAGCGTTAACAGCAAGTAAAAGCCAGTTAATGGCAAAGCTTGCTGGTATTAAGTATTTTAGTGCCCAGTTTAGCCAGAGTATTTACACTGAAGAAGGTGAACTTATTCAGCAAGGTGCTGGCAAGCTCGCAATTAGTAAGCCCAATTTAGTTAATTGGCAAACCACCTCGCCAGATGAAACTTTTATTATCAGTGATGGTGAAACCTTGTGGTTTTATGACCCGTTTATCGATCAAGCAACGGCTTATTCACTGGCAAAATCAATTGATAATACGCCTATCTTATTACTAACCAATGATGATATCTCTCTTTGGCAGCAGTATCAGGTAAATGAAGTTGCTATACCTAAAGAACAAAGCACTCAGAACGACGTTGCTTTTGTTATTACACCGAAAAAAGAAGATAGCCAAATAAAAAGCTTAACTGTTACTTTTAATGGCAATGCGATTAAATCATTTTCCTTTAAAGATGCAACAGGGCAGCTAAGTCAAATTGAATTAACGCAGTATCAACAAAGCAAAGTACCAGCAGAAGATTTATTTCAGTTTACATTACCAGAAGGCGTAAGGCTTGAAGACAAACGATAG
- the crcB gene encoding fluoride efflux transporter CrcB, protein MSSAISNFTLYAFVAIGGACGASLRFYISQLILNWLGKGFPFATLLVNISGSFIMGLLYQLIEQEIIDINVHRTLIGIGFLGAFTTFSTFSLDTLLLLQQGEVLKAVLNVLLNVCLCLCAAGLGLYLVSFFSK, encoded by the coding sequence ATGAGCAGCGCTATAAGTAACTTCACTTTATATGCTTTCGTTGCCATTGGCGGTGCTTGTGGCGCAAGCTTACGCTTTTATATTTCACAATTAATACTCAATTGGTTAGGAAAAGGATTCCCTTTTGCAACTTTGCTGGTTAATATCTCTGGCTCATTTATAATGGGGCTGCTTTATCAATTAATAGAGCAAGAAATAATAGATATTAATGTTCATAGAACATTAATAGGAATAGGTTTTTTAGGGGCATTTACCACCTTTTCGACCTTCTCATTAGATACCTTGTTGCTTTTGCAGCAAGGTGAAGTATTAAAAGCGGTATTGAATGTACTTTTAAATGTGTGCTTATGCTTGTGTGCTGCAGGCTTAGGTTTATATTTGGTATCCTTTTTCAGTAAATAA